The Thermodesulfobacteriota bacterium genomic sequence GAAGCTCGAGTCTGAAAAACAAACGCTGCGGGAAAAAATCAAAAGTGATATAGAATCCCAGCAAGCAGAACAGCTAAAGCTTTTAAATGAGAGTTTAGAAGAAAAATCTGCCCAGCTAAAAGATTTTAATAAAACTAAGGCAGAGATTGAGATAATAAAAAGGGAAAAGGATGAGCTTGAAGATAAAGTCAAAGCAGAGGCACAGCACAAGCTAAATGAACAGCTCGCAATTGAA encodes the following:
- a CDS encoding DUF2130 domain-containing protein; the encoded protein is MDSNEIKVTCPECNSTIEVDRILHQQIEDKIKSDYENKSAKELKKLKEEQEKLNKDKDELQKTIQDQVAEKLESEKQTLREKIKSDIESQQAEQLKLLNESLEEKSAQLKDFNKTKAEIEIIKREKDELEDKVKAEAQHKLNEQLAIE